One Nitrospirota bacterium DNA segment encodes these proteins:
- a CDS encoding CBS domain-containing protein, whose protein sequence is MANVAVGVPVGGLKTVGQIVPTNELKFYAKQDGLAVAVELLSTHTPGAPVVDEKNRFIGFISEFDVLRALEAGKDLNQCTADQIMAKDRIAIKDTTTIQEAVKIMEEKRLLNLPVEKNGEVAYTVTRHDLLRAWIGLGLGMGLEA, encoded by the coding sequence ATGGCGAATGTCGCTGTAGGAGTACCGGTCGGGGGACTGAAAACCGTCGGGCAGATCGTGCCCACGAATGAGCTGAAGTTTTACGCCAAGCAGGACGGATTGGCGGTCGCGGTCGAGCTGCTCTCCACGCACACACCGGGGGCGCCGGTCGTAGACGAGAAAAACCGTTTCATCGGATTCATCAGCGAGTTCGACGTCCTTCGCGCGCTCGAGGCTGGAAAGGATCTGAACCAATGCACCGCCGACCAGATCATGGCCAAGGATCGGATTGCGATCAAAGATACGACGACCATCCAAGAGGCGGTGAAAATCATGGAAGAAAAGCGTCTCCTGAACCTGCCGGTGGAGAAGAACGGCGAAGTGGCCTATACGGTCACCAGGCATGATCTCCTGCGCGCCTGGATCGGGCTTGGTCTCGGGATGGGCTTGGAAGCGTAG
- a CDS encoding superoxide dismutase family protein encodes MRRNWTANSFIVAATLLAVVGCTGFHTGKLDAPLKAKAMLAGPGITGEAHLSEEYEGRVRIRLKIEGTADSKLTPGRHAIHVHETGNCEPFAAAKGHYDGNVDPQVNPEANVSPGLGDHPYHLGDLPNLVVNEDRKGSLYTITSRVTLSPGLTTLFDQDGSAFIIHEQEDKYLPDPPNKDAPGGARIACGVIIRE; translated from the coding sequence ATGAGAAGAAATTGGACAGCCAACTCTTTTATCGTTGCCGCCACATTGCTCGCTGTCGTCGGCTGCACCGGATTTCACACGGGCAAACTGGACGCCCCGCTGAAAGCGAAAGCGATGCTGGCTGGGCCTGGAATTACCGGCGAGGCGCACCTCTCTGAAGAGTACGAAGGCCGGGTGCGGATCAGGCTCAAAATCGAGGGGACGGCGGACAGCAAGCTCACTCCGGGACGGCATGCAATCCATGTTCACGAGACGGGGAACTGCGAGCCGTTTGCGGCGGCCAAGGGACACTATGACGGCAACGTGGATCCACAGGTCAATCCCGAGGCGAACGTGAGTCCGGGCCTGGGGGATCATCCCTATCACTTGGGCGACCTGCCCAACCTTGTGGTCAATGAAGACCGGAAAGGCTCGCTCTACACGATCACGAGCCGTGTCACGCTTTCGCCGGGCCTGACCACGCTGTTCGACCAAGACGGGAGCGCATTCATCATCCATGAGCAGGAGGACAAGTATCTCCCGGATCCTCCGAACAAAGATGCACCCGGGGGAGCCCGGATCGCGTGCGGCGTGATCATCAGGGAGTAA
- a CDS encoding sulfite exporter TauE/SafE family protein encodes MIWQAALTVAAGVPIGLQLGATGTGGALLAVPMMVYIAGIPVQQAAGMSLVIVAASALLGVWEYGRIGQIKAKAALAFSWTGMIGSWAGAYAHKLVRGEVLLIGFGVMLLVARALMVQYGGLGSLPEGEKPCAAAFPRTCWVKVAAIGFAVGAVNGFFGVGGGFMIVPTLVLVLGFAPRMAVGTSLTIIALISIGGILGHLQFGALDPRSTALVITGSAAGILLGARLGQPVSPKAMSATAATITVGLALWLITVNTIKLLSASL; translated from the coding sequence ATGATCTGGCAAGCGGCTCTCACGGTGGCGGCAGGCGTCCCCATCGGCCTGCAGCTCGGAGCCACGGGGACAGGCGGAGCACTCCTGGCGGTGCCGATGATGGTCTACATCGCCGGCATCCCGGTGCAGCAGGCGGCCGGCATGTCGTTGGTAATCGTCGCCGCCTCGGCGCTGCTGGGTGTGTGGGAATACGGCAGGATCGGGCAGATCAAGGCCAAAGCGGCTCTGGCTTTCAGTTGGACCGGCATGATCGGCTCGTGGGCCGGCGCGTACGCCCATAAGCTGGTTCGGGGCGAAGTCCTGCTGATCGGGTTCGGCGTCATGCTCCTGGTCGCGCGGGCTCTCATGGTGCAGTACGGCGGTCTCGGTTCGTTGCCGGAAGGGGAGAAACCGTGCGCCGCGGCCTTTCCCCGGACGTGCTGGGTGAAAGTCGCGGCCATCGGGTTCGCGGTGGGCGCGGTGAACGGATTTTTCGGCGTCGGGGGCGGCTTCATGATCGTGCCGACCTTGGTGCTCGTGCTGGGATTTGCCCCAAGGATGGCGGTGGGGACTTCCCTGACGATCATTGCGCTGATCTCGATCGGCGGCATCCTGGGCCATCTGCAGTTCGGCGCGCTCGATCCGAGGTCGACCGCCTTGGTGATCACGGGCAGCGCGGCTGGCATCCTGCTCGGCGCGCGGCTCGGCCAACCGGTGTCGCCCAAAGCGATGAGCGCGACCGCCGCGACGATCACGGTCGGTCTCGCGCTCTGGTTGATCACGGTCAACACGATCAAACTTTTGAGCGCCTCGCTTTGA